A stretch of Campylobacter gracilis DNA encodes these proteins:
- a CDS encoding cache domain-containing protein — protein MIGARSKKYLSLFALACCVATFAFYLRFKSEENEIKIKQQFDFSASLFEKIVDEEKLNAFAISLILSQNSDVVRCFESGKHGECMDVTKKYKDILSAVPFYTGVKIHFHTQSARSLARSWSDEFYNDDLSSFRHSLLQIRQSLLPKALVEMGRCGVFMRGISPVFSEGKFIGSAEIMLDFEHVIAQINRIGNDIFILVDKRFETDCFYDKIGVIKDFIVVNSAPDYDVLSILATLDFGAQSFIKKDGHYFYVRAFSDENGTKLGYIILHREG, from the coding sequence ATGATAGGCGCGCGCTCTAAAAAATACCTAAGCCTTTTTGCGCTTGCTTGCTGCGTCGCTACCTTTGCGTTTTATCTGCGCTTTAAAAGCGAGGAAAACGAGATAAAAATCAAGCAGCAGTTCGATTTTAGCGCGAGCCTGTTTGAAAAGATCGTGGACGAAGAGAAGCTAAACGCCTTTGCGATCTCGCTGATTTTGTCGCAGAATAGCGACGTGGTGCGCTGCTTTGAGAGCGGCAAACACGGCGAGTGTATGGACGTGACGAAAAAATACAAAGACATCTTAAGCGCAGTACCATTCTATACGGGCGTGAAGATACATTTTCATACGCAAAGCGCCAGAAGCCTGGCTAGGAGCTGGAGCGACGAATTTTACAACGACGATCTGAGCTCCTTTCGCCATTCGCTTTTGCAGATCCGTCAAAGCCTGCTTCCTAAAGCGCTCGTCGAGATGGGGCGGTGCGGGGTTTTCATGCGCGGAATTTCCCCCGTTTTTAGCGAGGGCAAATTTATCGGAAGCGCCGAGATAATGCTCGATTTCGAGCACGTCATTGCGCAGATCAACCGCATAGGAAACGATATTTTTATCTTAGTCGATAAGAGGTTTGAAACCGACTGCTTCTACGATAAAATAGGCGTTATCAAGGACTTTATCGTCGTAAACAGCGCGCCGGATTACGACGTTTTGTCGATTTTGGCGACGCTTGATTTTGGGGCGCAGAGTTTTATCAAAAAAGATGGCCACTATTTTTACGTGAGGGCGTTTTCGGACGAAAACGGCACGAAGCTGGGCTATATAATTTTGCACCGCGAAGGCTAG
- a CDS encoding HIT family protein has translation MIYEDEMIYVEREEHEVPWVKVFTKAKFKELSDCDEATLAHLWRAVLQCEKSLREFYAPDKINIASFANYVPRVHFHVQARFKNDSFFPESVWGKKMRNGKLDLPEFSEFAEVLAANLKMEFR, from the coding sequence ATGATTTACGAAGATGAGATGATTTATGTGGAGCGCGAGGAGCACGAAGTGCCGTGGGTGAAGGTCTTTACGAAGGCGAAATTTAAGGAGCTCAGCGACTGCGACGAGGCGACGCTGGCGCATCTGTGGCGCGCCGTGCTTCAGTGCGAAAAGAGCCTGCGGGAGTTTTACGCACCCGATAAGATCAACATCGCAAGCTTCGCCAACTACGTGCCGCGCGTGCATTTTCACGTCCAAGCGCGCTTTAAAAACGACAGCTTTTTCCCGGAGTCCGTCTGGGGTAAAAAGATGCGAAATGGCAAGCTCGATCTGCCGGAATTTAGCGAATTCGCAGAGGTTTTAGCAGCAAATTTAAAGATGGAATTCAGATGA
- a CDS encoding MFS transporter: MKSVWIMILCAAAILMITMGIRMSLGLFMQPIMQANSLSIAQVSFAMATTQLVWGFSQPLSGILADKLGAYVVLFWGSVLLAISCTLVPLFSSESSLVLTMGFGLALGLGAGSFPILMSLMAKRLPFSIRSVASGVLNAGGSFGQFLFAPMIGFCIATPALGYGGAFFTLAGLSLLILPLARLLAGGKILFGEQTSLHEEDKRSLGEVLRLALRDKSYILINLSFATCGFHVAFLVTHLPSEVALSGHGAQVASFSLALIGIANIVGSLFVGWCVCKVRCKVILFCIYALRIALIGAYVLSPKDSLTFYIFSVGLGFTWLATVPPTAAAVGKLLGTRYLASLFGFTMLSHQIGGFFGAYIGGLAVRAYGAYDYMWYLDMTLAAIAALLSLPVREAKMKHVKF; this comes from the coding sequence ATGAAATCAGTTTGGATAATGATCCTATGCGCCGCGGCGATTTTGATGATTACGATGGGCATTCGTATGTCATTAGGTCTTTTCATGCAGCCTATAATGCAAGCAAATTCCCTATCCATCGCGCAAGTAAGCTTTGCGATGGCAACTACGCAGCTGGTATGGGGCTTTTCGCAACCGCTTAGCGGGATACTTGCAGACAAGCTCGGTGCCTACGTCGTGCTGTTTTGGGGCAGCGTGCTTTTGGCGATTAGCTGCACTCTTGTGCCGTTATTTAGCAGCGAAAGCTCGCTTGTATTAACGATGGGTTTTGGGCTTGCGCTGGGGCTTGGCGCGGGTAGTTTTCCGATTCTAATGAGCCTAATGGCAAAGCGCCTGCCATTTTCTATCCGCTCGGTTGCTAGCGGAGTGCTAAATGCAGGCGGCTCGTTCGGGCAGTTTTTATTTGCGCCAATGATTGGGTTTTGTATCGCAACGCCTGCTTTAGGATACGGCGGCGCATTTTTTACGCTTGCAGGGCTTAGCTTGCTAATTCTGCCGCTTGCGAGGCTTTTAGCAGGCGGCAAAATTCTATTCGGCGAGCAAACCAGCCTGCATGAAGAAGATAAGCGCAGCTTAGGCGAAGTGCTGCGTTTGGCGCTGCGTGATAAAAGCTATATTTTGATAAATTTAAGCTTTGCTACGTGCGGTTTTCACGTAGCGTTTTTAGTGACGCATCTGCCTAGCGAAGTAGCACTAAGCGGGCATGGCGCGCAGGTAGCATCCTTTTCGCTCGCACTGATTGGCATCGCAAACATCGTAGGCAGCTTATTCGTAGGCTGGTGTGTTTGCAAAGTGCGATGTAAAGTCATTTTATTTTGCATATATGCCCTGCGTATCGCTCTTATTGGTGCTTATGTGCTCTCGCCCAAAGATAGCCTTACGTTTTATATCTTCAGCGTGGGATTAGGATTTACCTGGCTAGCGACCGTGCCGCCTACTGCGGCTGCCGTTGGTAAGCTATTAGGGACGCGATATTTAGCAAGCCTATTTGGATTTACGATGCTTTCGCATCAAATCGGCGGATTTTTTGGCGCATATATCGGAGGTCTTGCGGTGCGAGCATACGGCGCGTATGATTATATGTGGTATTTGGATATGACGCTAGCGGCTATTGCAGCTCTGCTAAGCCTGCCTGTGCGTGAAGCTAAGATGAAGCACGTGAAATTTTAA
- a CDS encoding IMPACT family protein → MKTIEKEISAAQEIKKSSFIAYLAPLASFETLRAQLRQQHPKARHIVWAYRALGEPGQIVENSSDDGEPKSTAGAPCLNALRGAELINAAVLVVRYFGGIKLGTGGLVRAYASSANLAIEAAASSGALTDFFLKRHCAFFVPFAAVAKFEHFLKKSGFVYEASFGAAGAEFSAEFSAEEFEKFKGFADALAPALKMLHEPEF, encoded by the coding sequence TTGAAAACGATTGAAAAAGAGATCAGCGCCGCGCAGGAGATCAAAAAATCAAGCTTCATCGCCTATCTAGCGCCGCTAGCGAGCTTTGAGACGCTGCGTGCGCAGTTGCGGCAGCAACACCCAAAGGCGCGCCATATCGTCTGGGCGTATCGCGCGCTCGGTGAGCCCGGGCAGATCGTAGAAAACTCAAGCGACGACGGCGAGCCCAAATCGACCGCGGGCGCGCCGTGCCTAAACGCGCTTCGCGGTGCCGAATTGATTAACGCCGCAGTGCTCGTGGTGCGCTACTTCGGCGGCATCAAGCTGGGTACCGGCGGGCTAGTGCGCGCATACGCTAGTAGCGCAAATCTCGCTATCGAGGCTGCCGCAAGCAGTGGTGCTTTAACCGACTTTTTTCTTAAAAGGCATTGCGCGTTTTTCGTGCCGTTTGCGGCGGTGGCGAAATTCGAACATTTTTTAAAAAAATCGGGTTTTGTTTATGAGGCGAGCTTCGGTGCTGCGGGAGCGGAGTTTAGCGCAGAGTTTAGCGCGGAGGAATTTGAAAAATTTAAAGGCTTTGCAGATGCTCTCGCGCCGGCTCTTAAAATGCTGCACGAGCCGGAATTTTAA
- the galU gene encoding UTP--glucose-1-phosphate uridylyltransferase GalU: MIQTCLFPAAGYGTRFLPATKSLPKEMLPILTKPLIHYGVDEALEAGMDNMAFVTGRGKRALEDYFDRSYELEDQISGSSKEYLLDEIRALMKRCTFSFTRQEQMKGLGNAIYTGKILIRDEPFGVVLADDLCVNENGEGVLAQMVKIYEKYRCSVVAVMEVPPQDVNKYGIVAGKSISDDLIMVSDMIEKPEASEAPSSLAIIGRYILTPNIFDLIEQTAPGKNGEVQITDALLKQAQNGVVIAYKFKGTRFDCGSVKGYVEAIKYFYEREFGDGKK; encoded by the coding sequence ATGATCCAGACTTGTTTATTTCCCGCGGCGGGCTACGGTACGCGCTTTTTGCCCGCGACCAAATCGCTACCAAAAGAGATGCTTCCGATCCTTACCAAGCCGCTCATTCACTACGGCGTGGACGAGGCGCTGGAGGCGGGCATGGACAATATGGCGTTTGTCACGGGTCGCGGCAAACGCGCGCTGGAGGATTATTTCGACCGCAGCTACGAGCTGGAGGATCAAATTTCAGGCAGCAGCAAAGAGTATCTGCTCGACGAAATCAGGGCGCTTATGAAGCGCTGCACCTTCTCTTTCACACGCCAAGAGCAGATGAAGGGGCTCGGTAACGCGATTTATACGGGTAAAATTTTAATCCGCGACGAGCCTTTCGGCGTAGTGCTCGCAGACGATCTGTGCGTGAACGAAAACGGCGAGGGCGTGCTTGCGCAGATGGTTAAAATTTACGAAAAATACCGCTGCAGCGTCGTTGCGGTGATGGAAGTGCCGCCGCAGGACGTAAATAAATACGGCATCGTCGCGGGAAAGAGCATCAGCGACGATCTGATAATGGTCTCGGATATGATTGAAAAGCCCGAGGCTAGCGAGGCTCCCTCAAGCTTAGCCATCATCGGGCGCTACATCCTAACGCCTAATATTTTCGATCTCATCGAGCAGACGGCGCCGGGTAAAAACGGCGAGGTGCAGATCACCGACGCGCTTTTGAAGCAGGCTCAAAACGGCGTGGTGATCGCGTATAAATTTAAAGGCACTCGCTTCGACTGCGGCTCAGTAAAAGGCTACGTGGAGGCGATCAAATATTTCTACGAGCGAGAATTCGGCGATGGTAAAAAATGA
- a CDS encoding glucose-6-phosphate isomerase: MVKNELFFPLAKDGALEEVAAKIRAEYESGEIGYYCLPQQGADEIAQAEEFFSARNYDAIVLIGIGGSSVGVRALYEMLRPRVRKSLRFEILDNLDGHSVNRALEGLNFARTIFIISSKSGGTIETISLFKVVLQRFGISNLKALAKNFIFITDAGSPLDIFAREHDACVINMPANVGGRFSVLSAVGLVPAVGLGLDASAMLCGAAAAKERYLDEILACDPAKIAENKILRKAHHYATHKSAKINVLFSYGDALRALDEWYVQLWAESLGKKIGFSREGLTPVGLVGSRDQHSFLQLIMDGVKDKTVTFLKLTDNGIADAVPGISLQGLEGCDFVNGMRLDEVLNLQCDATLQAVLNEGISVDLIEVSRLCEQSVGELFYYFELLTSATGAILGVSTYDQPGVEVGKRILKSLVLKSRD; the protein is encoded by the coding sequence ATGGTAAAAAATGAGCTGTTTTTCCCGCTGGCAAAAGATGGCGCACTAGAGGAGGTAGCGGCAAAGATCCGCGCCGAATACGAAAGCGGCGAGATAGGCTACTACTGCCTGCCGCAGCAAGGCGCAGACGAAATAGCGCAGGCGGAGGAATTTTTTAGCGCGCGAAACTACGATGCGATCGTGCTTATAGGTATCGGCGGCTCCAGCGTGGGCGTGCGGGCGCTTTATGAAATGCTACGCCCACGCGTAAGAAAGAGTTTGCGCTTTGAAATTTTGGATAATCTCGACGGGCACAGTGTAAACCGCGCGCTTGAAGGGTTAAATTTTGCTCGCACGATCTTCATTATATCGTCCAAATCGGGCGGTACGATCGAGACGATCTCGCTTTTTAAGGTCGTTTTGCAGCGTTTTGGAATTTCAAATTTAAAAGCGCTAGCAAAAAATTTCATCTTTATCACCGATGCGGGCTCGCCGCTTGATATCTTCGCGCGCGAGCACGACGCCTGCGTGATAAATATGCCCGCTAACGTAGGCGGGCGCTTTAGCGTGTTAAGTGCGGTAGGGCTAGTGCCCGCAGTTGGGCTAGGCCTTGATGCAAGCGCGATGCTATGCGGAGCCGCCGCCGCAAAAGAGCGGTATCTGGATGAAATTTTAGCATGCGATCCCGCTAAAATCGCGGAGAATAAAATTCTACGAAAAGCCCATCACTACGCCACACACAAAAGTGCGAAAATCAACGTCCTTTTTAGCTATGGCGACGCGTTGCGCGCATTGGACGAGTGGTACGTACAGCTATGGGCGGAAAGCCTAGGTAAAAAGATCGGCTTTAGCCGCGAGGGGCTTACTCCTGTGGGGCTTGTAGGCTCACGCGATCAGCACAGCTTCCTTCAGCTCATAATGGACGGCGTAAAGGATAAGACCGTGACTTTCTTAAAGCTCACGGACAACGGCATTGCGGATGCGGTGCCCGGTATCAGTCTGCAAGGTCTTGAGGGCTGCGACTTCGTAAACGGCATGCGACTGGATGAGGTGCTAAATCTTCAGTGCGATGCTACGCTGCAAGCCGTGCTAAACGAGGGTATCAGCGTCGATCTAATCGAGGTTTCGCGGCTTTGTGAACAGAGCGTGGGCGAGCTATTTTACTACTTTGAGCTGCTAACTAGCGCTACTGGAGCGATACTGGGCGTCAGCACTTACGATCAGCCGGGCGTCGAGGTAGGCAAGAGAATTTTAAAATCGCTAGTTTTAAAATCGCGAGATTAG
- a CDS encoding VOC family protein → MKIAKIDHFVLVTDDLQKCVEFYERILGLEHVCEGGKHSLRFGSSKINIHTRAGEFAPFAARPGTGSADFCLICEGQSTQQLKTELESKGAQIELGVVPRTGARGAMQSIYLRDPDGNLVELGVYEGSDDSA, encoded by the coding sequence ATGAAAATCGCAAAGATCGATCACTTCGTCCTAGTTACGGACGATTTGCAAAAATGCGTGGAATTTTACGAAAGAATTTTAGGGCTAGAGCATGTTTGCGAGGGCGGCAAACACAGCCTGCGTTTCGGCTCCTCAAAGATCAACATCCACACTCGCGCGGGCGAGTTTGCGCCGTTTGCGGCGCGTCCTGGCACGGGCTCGGCGGATTTTTGCCTCATCTGCGAAGGGCAAAGCACGCAGCAGCTTAAAACGGAGCTGGAAAGCAAAGGGGCGCAAATAGAGCTTGGCGTCGTGCCTCGCACCGGCGCGCGCGGCGCTATGCAAAGTATCTATCTGCGCGATCCTGACGGCAATCTCGTAGAGCTCGGCGTATATGAAGGCAGCGATGATAGCGCGTAA
- a CDS encoding PH domain-containing protein, which produces MENYNKQKARDYDKNPIIIKDYAFYDYMKYSMIATLIGCLFFISVVTVVNPIEPKNFRLLPFALVMFFIRRKQQKGVYFVFNDSDIKYYKEDKAYKSLKLEQIGAVAISFDPRWDRRQRISIPEMMFLSLWPLGA; this is translated from the coding sequence ATGGAAAATTATAATAAACAAAAAGCCAGAGATTACGACAAAAATCCGATAATAATAAAAGACTATGCTTTTTACGACTATATGAAATATTCCATGATTGCCACGCTTATAGGATGCTTATTCTTCATCTCGGTCGTTACCGTAGTAAACCCCATTGAGCCCAAAAATTTTAGATTACTTCCTTTCGCTTTGGTAATGTTTTTTATCAGGCGAAAGCAACAAAAGGGCGTCTATTTCGTATTTAACGATTCGGATATCAAATATTACAAAGAAGATAAAGCTTATAAATCTTTGAAACTTGAACAAATCGGCGCCGTTGCGATCAGTTTTGATCCGCGCTGGGACCGGCGGCAGAGGATAAGCATACCTGAAATGATGTTTTTGTCGCTTTGGCCTTTGGGCGCATAA
- a CDS encoding SDR family oxidoreductase, whose amino-acid sequence MKALITGASGGIGSAVAELLRQNGYEILTLASRFEDTDALAKECRALAAACEVDALILCAGTAKFAPLEAMSESEISKILNVNLAANIIITRTLLPNLKRNRAHIIGISSIEALRSSRFSAVYSASKAGLRAFLLCLFEEARKQIRVSCINPDVTKTPFYEDLSFEPAYDEASFVDTGEIANFTLQILRTKSNVSEFTIRPQIVNLRKKSKFNREGGELENR is encoded by the coding sequence ATGAAAGCATTGATCACGGGCGCAAGCGGCGGTATCGGCAGCGCGGTTGCGGAGCTTTTGCGACAAAACGGCTATGAAATTTTAACGCTAGCCTCGCGCTTTGAGGATACGGACGCGCTAGCGAAGGAGTGCCGCGCGCTGGCTGCGGCATGCGAGGTCGACGCGCTGATTTTATGCGCGGGTACGGCGAAATTTGCGCCGCTTGAGGCGATGAGCGAGAGCGAAATTTCAAAAATTTTAAACGTGAATCTTGCCGCAAACATCATCATCACGCGCACGCTTTTGCCGAATTTAAAGCGCAACCGCGCCCATATCATCGGCATTAGCTCGATCGAGGCGCTGCGATCTAGCCGCTTTAGCGCGGTTTATAGCGCGAGCAAAGCGGGGCTGCGGGCGTTTCTGCTCTGCCTTTTCGAAGAGGCGCGCAAGCAGATCAGAGTAAGCTGCATCAACCCTGACGTCACCAAAACGCCCTTTTACGAGGATTTGAGCTTCGAGCCCGCATATGATGAGGCGAGCTTCGTGGATACAGGGGAGATCGCAAATTTTACGCTGCAAATTCTGCGCACGAAGTCCAACGTGAGCGAGTTTACGATCCGCCCGCAAATCGTAAATCTGCGGAAAAAATCAAAATTTAACCGCGAAGGGGGCGAACTTGAAAATCGGTAA
- a CDS encoding spore photoproduct lyase family protein, with the protein MTEAKKEPGAQFGVNLDERSSAFLGALFDKFHFSFQQRKQLAEFASDFEAWDETPVYELLADERCGLNFNKAKFNNAGKNPSGEQIFNFVREVWLDLKSRPHSYASFKSDYAPRKFEISSFRADRIALGRCPVASENTRCCNLLTLDAVNSCGFDCSYCAIGSFYKQGKIGFDENFAANLARLRLDPARSYHIGTGQSSDSLMWGDRFGILSALCDFAARHENVILELKSKSNNIRFFLQREIPRNLIVTFSLNTPAIIANEEHLSASLDARLAAAEALAERGILVGFHLHPMVWYEGWQSDYGALFERLLRSFDPSGVAMVSLGTLTFIKPVVKKLRSRGLRSKILQMPLADANGKLSYPLQIKRELFKFAADALSSWRERVFFYLCMEDASLWREVLGHEYESNDAFEEAMKAAYFAKIRQC; encoded by the coding sequence ATGACGGAGGCGAAAAAAGAGCCGGGCGCGCAGTTTGGCGTGAATCTGGACGAGCGATCAAGCGCGTTTTTGGGCGCGCTATTTGATAAATTTCACTTTTCATTTCAGCAACGAAAGCAGCTTGCGGAGTTTGCGAGCGATTTTGAGGCGTGGGACGAGACGCCCGTTTATGAGCTGCTTGCGGACGAGCGGTGCGGGCTAAATTTTAATAAAGCCAAATTTAATAACGCAGGGAAAAACCCGAGCGGCGAGCAAATTTTTAATTTCGTGCGCGAGGTTTGGCTGGATCTCAAGTCGCGCCCGCACTCGTACGCGAGCTTCAAAAGCGATTACGCGCCGAGAAAATTTGAAATTTCCTCCTTTCGCGCGGACCGCATCGCTTTGGGGCGCTGCCCGGTGGCGAGCGAAAACACGCGCTGCTGCAATCTGCTGACGCTCGATGCGGTCAATTCGTGCGGCTTTGACTGCTCCTATTGCGCGATCGGCTCCTTTTACAAGCAGGGGAAAATCGGCTTTGACGAGAATTTCGCGGCAAATTTAGCGCGCTTGCGGCTCGATCCCGCGCGCAGCTACCACATCGGCACAGGGCAGAGCTCCGACTCGCTCATGTGGGGCGATCGCTTCGGCATTTTAAGCGCATTATGCGATTTTGCGGCGCGGCATGAAAACGTGATTTTGGAGCTTAAAAGCAAGTCGAATAATATCCGGTTTTTCCTGCAGCGCGAGATCCCGCGCAACCTCATCGTCACCTTTTCGCTAAATACCCCCGCGATCATAGCGAACGAGGAGCATCTAAGCGCGAGCCTGGATGCGCGGCTGGCGGCAGCCGAAGCGCTCGCGGAGCGCGGCATTTTGGTGGGCTTTCACCTCCACCCGATGGTTTGGTACGAGGGCTGGCAGAGTGATTACGGCGCGCTTTTTGAGCGGCTGCTGCGTAGCTTCGATCCAAGCGGCGTCGCGATGGTCTCGCTCGGCACGCTTACCTTCATCAAGCCCGTCGTCAAAAAACTGCGCTCTCGCGGGCTGCGGAGTAAAATTCTGCAGATGCCCCTTGCGGACGCGAACGGCAAGCTGTCCTATCCGCTGCAGATCAAACGCGAGCTTTTTAAATTTGCCGCGGACGCGCTTTCGTCTTGGCGCGAGCGGGTATTTTTCTACCTCTGCATGGAGGATGCGAGCCTGTGGCGCGAGGTCTTGGGGCACGAGTACGAAAGTAACGACGCGTTTGAGGAGGCGATGAAAGCGGCGTATTTTGCAAAGATACGGCAGTGCTAG
- the uvrA gene encoding excinuclease ABC subunit UvrA encodes MNDLITITGAREHNLKNINLQIPKDKLVVFTGLSGSGKSTLAFDTLYAEGQRRYVESLSSYARQFLDRVGKPDVDKIDGLTPAIAIDQKTTSKNPRSTVGTITEIYDYLRLLYARVGVQHCHKCGKPISKMSSSDIIAEIMKLPRGAKVILGAPLVREKKGSFADMLQSLREQGYVRAQIDGVLVRLDEEIELSKTKKHSIKVIIDRTIIDEENSIRIASDVEKALKLSFGELEVEIANAAELGLAQSLIHYSEHMACFDCKISFKPLEPLAFSFNSPKGACESCDGLGIKFSLDLGKIINENASIEGGAIKVMSGFNKSYYYKFLLGFCEANGINVKIPYANLSEEQKKLILYGSVKEIDFYWKKHKLVRKFEGAIKYAYDLLKNESDLDDYMSEKICPDCGGLRLRPESLAVKVAGKGIGDVINMSIADCVEFFSDEKRFSNLSEKDAQIAAPILKEINERLFFLKDVGLGYLTLGRDARTISGGEAQRIRIASQIGSGLSGVMYVLDEPSIGLHERDTQKLIKTLRNLQEKGNSVIVVEHDKKTIEAADFVVDIGPGAGNLGGEVVFAGDVAHLLKSNTQTALYLNNQKEINYQKHRKQELWLSIKNVNINNIHGLCAKFPLRNLVGITGVSGSGKSSLVLQTILPTALEELNRARKVHAVKDAKISGLDSLDKVIYLDQTPIGRTPRSNPATYTGVMDEIRALFAATKEAQLRGYKIGRFSFNVKGGRCEKCAGEGEITIEMHFLPDISVVCDVCHGTRYNAQTLEILYKNKSIADVLAMSIDEALEFFKAVPKIYQKLKTLADVGLGYVSLGQPATTLSGGEAQRVKLAKELSRTDTGNTLYILDEPTTGLHFADVDRLVAVLHHLVDLGNSVFVIEHNLDVIKNCDYIIDMGPEGGEGGGQIVACGTPEKLAKDFKKTGSYTGEFLAQELAAMKSASKNKRG; translated from the coding sequence ATGAACGATCTCATCACCATCACGGGCGCGCGCGAGCACAATCTGAAAAATATAAATTTGCAAATTCCAAAGGACAAACTCGTCGTTTTTACCGGTCTTAGCGGCAGCGGCAAGAGCACGCTGGCGTTTGATACGCTATATGCCGAGGGACAGCGCAGATACGTCGAGAGCCTAAGCAGCTACGCGAGGCAGTTTTTAGACCGCGTAGGCAAGCCCGACGTCGATAAGATTGACGGTCTGACGCCTGCGATCGCGATTGATCAAAAAACGACGTCGAAAAACCCGCGCTCGACGGTGGGCACGATCACCGAAATTTACGACTATCTGCGCCTCTTATATGCGCGCGTTGGGGTGCAGCACTGCCACAAATGCGGCAAGCCGATCTCAAAGATGAGCTCCAGCGACATCATCGCTGAGATTATGAAGCTGCCGCGCGGCGCAAAGGTGATCTTGGGCGCGCCCTTGGTGCGCGAGAAAAAGGGCAGCTTCGCCGATATGCTACAGAGCCTACGCGAGCAGGGCTACGTGCGCGCTCAGATCGACGGCGTGCTGGTGCGGCTGGATGAGGAGATCGAGCTAAGCAAGACGAAAAAGCACTCGATCAAGGTCATCATCGACCGCACGATCATCGACGAGGAAAATTCCATCCGTATCGCAAGCGACGTCGAAAAGGCGCTCAAGCTCAGCTTCGGCGAGCTTGAGGTGGAGATCGCAAACGCCGCTGAACTGGGGCTTGCGCAGAGCCTGATCCACTACAGCGAGCATATGGCGTGCTTTGATTGTAAAATTTCATTCAAGCCGCTCGAGCCGCTCGCGTTTAGCTTCAACTCTCCAAAGGGCGCGTGCGAGAGCTGCGACGGGCTGGGGATAAAATTTAGCCTCGATCTGGGCAAGATCATCAACGAAAATGCCTCGATCGAGGGCGGCGCGATCAAGGTGATGTCGGGCTTTAACAAGAGCTATTATTATAAATTTCTACTCGGATTTTGCGAAGCAAACGGCATAAACGTCAAAATCCCGTACGCAAACTTAAGCGAGGAGCAAAAAAAACTGATCCTCTACGGCAGCGTCAAAGAGATCGATTTTTACTGGAAAAAACATAAGCTCGTGCGAAAATTTGAGGGCGCGATCAAATACGCCTACGATCTGCTCAAGAACGAAAGCGATCTGGACGATTATATGAGCGAAAAAATTTGTCCCGACTGCGGCGGGTTGCGCCTGCGCCCCGAAAGCCTAGCCGTAAAGGTCGCGGGGAAAGGCATCGGCGACGTGATAAATATGAGTATCGCAGACTGCGTGGAATTTTTCAGCGACGAGAAGCGGTTTTCAAATTTAAGCGAAAAGGACGCACAGATCGCTGCGCCGATCCTAAAAGAGATCAACGAGAGGCTGTTTTTCTTAAAGGACGTGGGACTTGGATACCTCACGCTGGGGCGCGATGCGCGCACCATTAGCGGCGGCGAGGCGCAGCGTATCCGTATCGCAAGCCAGATCGGTTCGGGTCTTAGCGGCGTGATGTATGTGCTCGACGAGCCTAGCATCGGGCTTCACGAGCGCGATACGCAAAAGCTCATCAAGACGCTACGAAATTTACAGGAAAAGGGAAATTCCGTAATCGTCGTCGAGCACGATAAAAAGACGATCGAGGCGGCGGACTTCGTCGTGGATATCGGCCCTGGGGCGGGTAATCTAGGCGGCGAGGTCGTATTTGCAGGAGATGTGGCGCATCTGCTTAAAAGCAACACGCAAACTGCGCTGTATCTGAATAACCAAAAGGAGATAAACTACCAAAAGCACCGCAAGCAAGAGCTTTGGCTAAGTATCAAAAACGTAAATATCAATAACATCCACGGCCTTTGCGCAAAATTTCCGCTGCGAAATTTAGTCGGTATCACGGGCGTTAGCGGCAGCGGCAAGAGCTCCTTGGTGCTGCAAACCATACTGCCTACCGCGCTTGAGGAGCTAAATCGCGCTAGAAAGGTGCACGCGGTAAAGGACGCTAAAATTTCGGGGCTTGATAGCCTGGATAAAGTGATCTATCTGGATCAAACCCCGATCGGACGCACCCCGCGCAGCAATCCCGCGACCTACACGGGGGTGATGGACGAGATCCGCGCGCTTTTTGCCGCGACGAAAGAAGCGCAGCTGCGCGGATATAAGATCGGCCGCTTCAGCTTCAACGTCAAAGGCGGGCGCTGCGAAAAATGCGCGGGCGAGGGCGAGATCACGATCGAGATGCACTTCCTACCCGATATCAGCGTCGTCTGCGACGTCTGCCACGGCACGAGATACAATGCGCAGACGCTTGAAATTTTATACAAAAACAAAAGCATAGCCGACGTTTTGGCGATGAGTATCGACGAGGCGCTCGAGTTTTTCAAAGCCGTGCCTAAAATTTATCAAAAGCTAAAGACGCTCGCGGACGTCGGGCTCGGCTACGTTTCGCTAGGCCAGCCCGCCACGACGCTTAGCGGCGGCGAGGCACAGCGCGTCAAGCTCGCCAAGGAGCTAAGCCGCACCGACACGGGCAACACGCTCTATATCCTAGACGAGCCCACGACGGGGCTACATTTTGCAGACGTAGATCGCTTGGTAGCGGTGCTGCATCATTTGGTTGATCTGGGAAATTCCGTCTTTGTGATCGAGCATAATTTGGACGTCATCAAAAACTGCGATTATATCATCGACATGGGACCCGAGGGCGGCGAGGGCGGCGGACAGATCGTCGCTTGCGGCACCCCCGAAAAGCTCGCAAAAGATTTCAAAAAGACCGGTAGCTACACGGGGGAATTTTTGGCGCAGGAGCTAGCGGCGATGAAGAGCGCAAGCAAAAATAAGCGAGGTTAA